One Maribacter cobaltidurans genomic window carries:
- a CDS encoding IS110 family RNA-guided transposase, with protein sequence MNKYKETFGVDISKDVFDVHGSNIGHSQYKNDETGFRKYLKELPQGSLVVMEATGYYHYRLAQFLYKNGVIVSVVNPLSIKRFIQMKLAKVKTDKSDAKAICEYALSNDVPLYNSLTDTQSECLQLFRLLDTYLKQRTATKNKIHGEAVLGIPSKFVHRSLVRNKKQLDKEVIAIESKILSLVKEDQQEQLTLITSIPGIGQKTALFLIVVTDGFSKFENASQLCSYVGITPTIRESGSSVRGRARISKVGNRKLRNLLFLCSFTACKHNKACKEVYERIVNKGKSKKLALIAVANKLLKQSFAIARSGLPYDEGFVSVLTRR encoded by the coding sequence ATGAATAAATATAAAGAAACTTTTGGAGTCGACATCAGTAAGGATGTCTTTGATGTACATGGTAGTAACATTGGTCACAGCCAGTATAAGAACGATGAAACGGGATTCAGGAAATACCTTAAGGAATTGCCCCAAGGTTCATTGGTGGTTATGGAAGCTACCGGTTATTATCATTATAGACTTGCACAGTTTCTTTACAAAAACGGAGTAATCGTTTCTGTTGTAAATCCATTGTCCATAAAGCGTTTCATACAAATGAAACTGGCCAAGGTAAAGACGGACAAAAGTGATGCAAAGGCTATTTGTGAATACGCTTTGTCCAATGATGTTCCACTCTACAATTCCTTGACGGATACCCAGAGTGAATGTTTACAGTTGTTCCGGTTATTGGACACCTATTTAAAACAACGTACCGCAACTAAGAACAAGATACATGGAGAAGCTGTTCTGGGTATTCCCTCAAAGTTTGTCCATCGTTCCTTGGTGCGTAACAAGAAGCAGCTTGATAAGGAGGTGATAGCCATCGAATCAAAAATCCTTTCCTTGGTAAAAGAAGACCAACAAGAGCAATTGACCTTAATCACCAGTATACCGGGAATAGGTCAAAAGACCGCATTGTTCTTGATAGTTGTGACGGATGGTTTTTCCAAGTTCGAGAATGCATCACAGCTCTGTAGTTATGTCGGAATTACCCCAACGATCAGAGAATCGGGGAGCAGCGTTAGAGGTCGTGCACGGATAAGCAAAGTGGGCAATAGAAAGCTACGTAATCTTTTGTTCCTATGTTCCTTTACCGCCTGCAAGCACAACAAGGCATGTAAGGAGGTATATGAGCGAATCGTGAACAAGGGGAAGAGCAAGAAACTGGCATTGATAGCTGTAGCCAACAAGCTTCTTAAACAGAGTTTTGCAATCGCCAGATCCGGATTGCCCTATGATGAGGGTTTTGTCTCTGTTCTGACTAGAAGGTAG
- a CDS encoding nucleotidyl transferase AbiEii/AbiGii toxin family protein produces the protein MIPRPYIAEWQEHAPWKSFAQIEQDLIISRMLVAIFSDDFLYENLAFRGGTALHKLYLNPAPRYSEDIDLVQIKEGPIKPIMERLDQIIDFFEEPRKTQVRGHGAKALYRFNSEYENIRMRVKIEINCREHFNVLDWVEFPFEVENTWFTGRTKIRTYSINELLGTKLRALYQRSKGRDLFDLDYSRTHINLETASIIECFNEYMAFSVGKPPSQKEFLQNIEAKENDSGFTGDMEALLRPEIEYDQKAAFRWLKNEILKTEE, from the coding sequence ATGATACCACGGCCCTACATAGCAGAATGGCAAGAACATGCTCCTTGGAAATCATTCGCCCAGATAGAGCAAGATTTGATTATAAGTCGTATGCTGGTTGCCATATTCTCCGATGATTTCTTATATGAAAACCTAGCTTTTAGAGGTGGTACGGCATTGCACAAGTTATACCTTAACCCAGCACCTCGGTATTCAGAAGATATTGATTTGGTTCAAATTAAGGAAGGACCCATTAAACCTATTATGGAAAGACTGGATCAGATTATAGATTTCTTTGAAGAGCCAAGAAAAACGCAAGTTAGAGGTCATGGCGCAAAAGCTCTATATCGATTTAACTCAGAGTATGAGAATATCCGTATGCGGGTTAAAATTGAAATCAATTGTCGAGAGCATTTTAATGTTCTTGACTGGGTTGAATTCCCATTCGAAGTTGAGAATACCTGGTTTACAGGCAGGACCAAAATAAGAACATATAGCATCAATGAACTTTTAGGAACTAAGTTACGGGCATTGTACCAACGAAGTAAAGGCCGCGATCTTTTTGATTTGGATTATTCGCGGACGCACATAAATTTGGAAACGGCTTCTATTATAGAATGTTTCAATGAATATATGGCCTTTTCGGTTGGAAAGCCACCAAGTCAAAAAGAGTTTTTACAAAATATTGAAGCTAAGGAAAATGATTCTGGTTTTACTGGGGACATGGAAGCCTTGTTGCGTCCTGAAATTGAATATGACCAAAAAGCAGCATTTAGATGGTTGAAAAATGAAATACTTAAAACCGAAGAATGA
- a CDS encoding plasmid mobilization protein, whose translation MARPKKEIRELKAIHISFRTTVDNYLIVAHNAESYGLSIADYIRKKITGKPLPRYKVSPYERKIFVELSRIGNNINQLAMKVHLGQNQPEKLTEQLVELQRVLSDVKQIMVK comes from the coding sequence ATGGCACGGCCAAAAAAAGAAATTAGAGAGCTTAAAGCAATTCATATCAGTTTTAGAACTACAGTAGATAATTATCTCATTGTAGCTCATAATGCAGAATCTTACGGACTTTCAATCGCTGATTATATCCGGAAAAAAATTACCGGAAAACCTTTGCCTAGATATAAGGTCTCTCCTTATGAAAGAAAAATTTTTGTTGAGTTGAGTAGGATAGGTAACAATATTAACCAGTTGGCCATGAAAGTTCATTTAGGGCAGAACCAACCCGAAAAATTGACGGAACAACTTGTGGAATTACAAAGGGTGCTTTCCGATGTAAAACAAATTATGGTAAAATAA
- a CDS encoding type IV toxin-antitoxin system AbiEi family antitoxin domain-containing protein, which produces MQLADFIKNRLSLEEYSFSRDEYMTYSGKDANAIATDLAYLSEKGEIFALRKGFYLIIPPRYSKLGVLPLELYVNKLFEHLDKPYYIGLYSAAQIHGAAHQQVQTGYIITQSTRMLDIHKKNITINFFLTSNWPQANIVQKKSDAGYFNVSDPLLTIVDLIYHQRKLGGINRILANIEELLEEVESSEMDSLLQWYPHKSVLQRLGFLIDYINPEENLREPLLAHLERHGFYPVLLNTSDKIKPGAVDNKWKVDVNLALESDI; this is translated from the coding sequence ATGCAGCTCGCCGATTTTATCAAAAATAGATTGTCATTGGAAGAATATTCCTTCTCCCGTGATGAATATATGACTTATTCAGGGAAGGACGCAAATGCTATTGCAACGGATTTAGCCTATTTATCTGAGAAAGGGGAGATTTTTGCCTTAAGAAAAGGATTCTATCTTATCATACCGCCAAGATATTCAAAGTTGGGTGTTTTGCCATTGGAGCTTTATGTCAATAAATTATTTGAACATTTGGATAAGCCCTATTACATTGGTTTATACTCGGCAGCACAAATACATGGAGCAGCCCATCAACAGGTACAGACTGGATACATCATCACACAAAGTACTAGAATGTTGGATATCCATAAAAAAAATATAACCATAAATTTTTTTCTTACCTCTAATTGGCCTCAGGCCAATATTGTCCAAAAAAAATCGGATGCTGGTTATTTTAATGTTTCAGACCCGTTACTGACCATTGTAGATTTAATATACCACCAAAGAAAGTTAGGAGGAATAAATAGAATATTGGCAAACATCGAGGAACTTTTAGAAGAAGTTGAGTCAAGTGAAATGGATTCCTTATTGCAATGGTATCCGCATAAAAGTGTTTTACAACGGTTGGGTTTTTTGATCGATTATATAAACCCAGAAGAGAATTTGCGTGAGCCACTTCTTGCGCATTTGGAAAGACATGGGTTTTACCCTGTACTGTTGAATACATCGGATAAAATCAAACCAGGTGCAGTGGATAATAAATGGAAAGTGGATGTGAACTTAGCTCTAGAAAGCGATATATGA
- a CDS encoding site-specific integrase: MQHECSTQMYNYNFYISESPNKNGTHSIKLRYYENRHVRIQIDTGIEIAMKYWNKDKSFLKKSKEVGSEFVQLTQMDSLANQIVSSHRNQGRPLSKKMFKKQFEEGEPSINSKPVQDFFTEFDHYLESKRSKVVKDVIKDYNSLRKHLEGFQEFSGIIIDFNAFDFHFYQEWTDYLAYHAPLKNGGVGMKNNTIGKLVKNLKAFLNDRMRRNRIKPIDLSAFKVVQEEVDHIYLSDDEIQAIAAVDCKADEELGKVKDFFVIGCLTGLRFSDISRIRPEYLDDNGFLNIRQKKTSGRIVVPLRSQVKSILRKYDGYAPDIDSFTFNRRIKELGDSAKLHQKVEIEHKRGTIKEAQLLEKYKLISSHTCRRSFCTNAYLNGIDVQLIMKISGHKSEKAFRRYLKISNYEAAQKLKEAWGIS; encoded by the coding sequence ATGCAGCACGAATGCAGCACGCAAATGTATAATTACAATTTTTATATTTCAGAATCACCAAACAAAAATGGCACCCATAGTATCAAGTTGAGATACTATGAAAATCGTCATGTAAGAATCCAAATCGATACAGGAATTGAAATTGCAATGAAGTATTGGAACAAGGATAAATCGTTTCTTAAAAAATCAAAGGAAGTGGGTTCTGAATTTGTTCAACTTACCCAAATGGACAGCTTGGCCAATCAAATTGTTTCCAGCCATCGAAATCAGGGCAGGCCACTTTCAAAAAAAATGTTCAAAAAACAATTTGAAGAAGGTGAACCGTCCATCAATTCAAAACCTGTCCAAGACTTTTTTACTGAATTTGACCATTATCTGGAAAGCAAAAGGAGCAAGGTGGTCAAAGATGTTATCAAGGATTACAATTCACTTAGAAAGCATTTGGAGGGTTTCCAGGAATTTTCAGGGATCATCATCGATTTTAATGCCTTTGATTTTCATTTCTATCAAGAATGGACGGATTACCTAGCGTACCATGCGCCATTAAAAAATGGAGGTGTCGGAATGAAGAACAACACCATAGGCAAGTTGGTTAAAAACTTAAAGGCTTTCTTAAACGACCGTATGCGCAGAAACCGTATAAAGCCCATAGATCTTTCGGCATTCAAGGTAGTCCAAGAAGAAGTGGATCACATCTATTTGTCCGATGATGAAATTCAGGCTATTGCAGCCGTAGATTGTAAAGCCGATGAAGAATTGGGGAAAGTAAAAGACTTCTTTGTAATTGGGTGTTTGACAGGGCTTCGGTTTTCTGATATTTCAAGGATTCGACCTGAGTATTTGGATGATAATGGGTTTTTGAATATCCGACAAAAGAAGACTTCTGGCCGAATTGTAGTGCCACTTCGTTCCCAAGTCAAGAGTATTTTGAGAAAATATGATGGATATGCCCCAGATATTGATTCATTCACTTTCAATAGGCGTATAAAGGAACTTGGGGATTCAGCCAAGCTTCACCAAAAAGTAGAAATTGAACATAAACGAGGAACAATTAAAGAAGCACAACTTTTGGAGAAATATAAATTGATAAGTTCCCATACCTGTAGACGTTCTTTTTGCACCAATGCTTACCTAAATGGTATTGATGTGCAACTCATCATGAAGATTTCCGGTCATAAATCAGAAAAGGCTTTCCGTCGTTATCTCAAAATTTCAAACTATGAGGCCGCTCAAAAATTGAAAGAGGCCTGGGGTATTTCATAA
- a CDS encoding glycerol kinase — translation MEKISTTKLSKNLEISSRELFDNLVEKKLIYRKDDQWNLTKKGQEFGGETVFNKKYGEFIVWPSDFNPINLQENTRQELVNATTVGKNFDLSSQRINLVFAEIGWTEKAIKGWSVTSLGRKVGGVQFEHPSGGTYVMWPKEIISNKSLLRSINNKDSNEPETIINNQADSELNDFRTKFPANLRTKDGHQVRSRAEVIIDNALYDYGLAHAYERKLPIEEDVYSDFYIPSKNGGKAVYIEFWGLENDPKYSKRKEIKKEIYSKYDLNLIELSDKHIENLDDHLPRMLLKFEIKVE, via the coding sequence ATGGAAAAAATTAGTACTACCAAACTTTCAAAAAATTTAGAAATTTCAAGTCGAGAACTTTTCGACAACTTGGTTGAAAAAAAATTAATTTACAGAAAAGACGACCAGTGGAATCTGACAAAAAAAGGTCAGGAATTCGGAGGAGAAACAGTCTTTAATAAAAAATATGGGGAATTTATAGTTTGGCCATCCGACTTTAACCCAATTAACCTTCAAGAAAATACACGCCAGGAATTAGTAAATGCAACAACAGTTGGCAAAAACTTTGATTTATCATCACAACGAATAAATTTAGTTTTCGCAGAAATTGGTTGGACAGAAAAAGCAATAAAAGGTTGGTCAGTTACATCATTAGGAAGAAAAGTAGGAGGAGTTCAATTCGAGCATCCTTCAGGAGGAACTTATGTAATGTGGCCAAAGGAAATTATTAGTAATAAATCACTTTTACGTTCAATAAATAATAAAGATTCAAACGAACCTGAAACCATAATCAATAACCAAGCAGATTCTGAACTAAATGATTTTAGGACTAAGTTTCCAGCAAATTTAAGAACTAAAGACGGGCACCAAGTTAGGTCAAGAGCAGAAGTTATAATTGACAATGCACTTTACGATTATGGTTTAGCACACGCTTATGAAAGAAAACTACCGATTGAAGAAGATGTTTACTCGGACTTTTATATTCCTTCAAAAAATGGAGGAAAAGCAGTTTACATCGAGTTTTGGGGACTTGAAAATGATCCTAAATATTCCAAACGAAAAGAAATCAAAAAAGAAATTTATTCAAAATACGACTTGAATTTAATTGAGCTAAGTGACAAACACATTGAAAATTTAGATGACCACTTACCGAGGATGTTGCTGAAATTTGAAATAAAAGTGGAATAA
- a CDS encoding type I restriction enzyme HsdR N-terminal domain-containing protein: MNKEKWNEICYLLSEKNFPSDLSETDFGQKVIQALRILDWKEYKGEIEKEHSLQFGSVNKLRPDFIIKLDNSRLFVIEIKLPSIPINSTFQRQLFSYMRQLKLDYGILIGQAIQIFYDGNLINQDDPILLETIQFTEDSEKGQKFVELFSKESYSTELLKLFTLNALKKINRKEEHKKLTEKILSESYQEKMAELIKQDFLSEYDGELIESVLKELKVEIKSKKTETPQSDLPKKQYSEPRIIDYSNGILPIELNPSSESDFKRRLLLTKTAYITTFYKNGTSKQKVWNAHRFRETSGVLGNLRSRPEFRNGKWQKLGIEKVYVSIDR; the protein is encoded by the coding sequence ATGAACAAAGAAAAATGGAATGAAATATGTTATTTGTTATCTGAAAAGAACTTTCCTTCGGATTTAAGCGAAACCGATTTTGGACAAAAAGTAATCCAAGCCCTTCGAATTTTGGACTGGAAAGAATACAAGGGCGAAATCGAAAAAGAACATTCACTTCAATTTGGTTCGGTAAATAAATTAAGACCTGACTTTATCATAAAATTGGATAATTCGAGATTATTCGTAATCGAAATTAAACTACCAAGCATTCCAATTAATTCGACCTTTCAACGTCAGTTGTTTTCTTATATGCGACAACTAAAACTCGATTATGGAATTTTAATCGGACAAGCAATTCAAATTTTTTACGATGGCAATTTAATCAATCAAGATGACCCGATTTTATTGGAAACCATCCAATTTACAGAGGACAGTGAAAAAGGACAAAAATTTGTGGAACTGTTCAGCAAAGAAAGTTATAGCACTGAATTATTAAAATTGTTTACCCTTAACGCACTTAAAAAAATAAACCGCAAAGAGGAACACAAAAAATTGACCGAAAAAATTCTGTCAGAATCTTATCAAGAAAAAATGGCGGAATTAATAAAGCAGGATTTTTTGAGCGAATATGACGGAGAATTGATTGAGTCCGTTCTTAAAGAATTAAAAGTCGAGATTAAAAGCAAAAAAACGGAAACGCCTCAATCTGACCTGCCTAAAAAGCAATATTCTGAACCGAGAATTATTGACTACTCGAACGGAATTTTACCAATCGAATTAAATCCATCTTCTGAATCGGATTTTAAGCGCAGACTTTTATTGACAAAAACAGCTTACATAACAACTTTCTACAAAAATGGAACTTCTAAACAAAAAGTTTGGAATGCTCACAGATTTAGAGAAACGTCTGGTGTTTTAGGAAATTTAAGGTCAAGACCAGAATTTAGAAATGGAAAATGGCAAAAACTCGGAATTGAAAAAGTTTATGTATCAATTGACAGATAA
- a CDS encoding Fic family protein, with the protein MTAFKWNWQQKDWPNFRYDEAALEHLEYQFVQTSGVALGSIKHIDEEDKNELLIEVLSDEALTTSAIEGEYLDRGSIQESIKKNLGLETERKKLPQAEYGISEMMVNLYRTYAVPLTHEQLFEWHQMLANGRRDLVDIGRYRTHEDPMQVVSGRLDKPTVHYEAPPSSQMTNEMEAYVRWFNETHTTNKSKMLPLAKSGLAHFYFLAIHPFEDGNGRIARGISEKSISMDLGRPALISLSQTIESNKKEYYSSIEAHNFKLDLTEFLLYFGETILAAQQHTIKTIDFLIQKARFFDQYSRLMNERQLKVVQCMFKAGYKGFKGGLSADNYIRIAQTSASTATRDLKDLVNKSILVKSGELKSTRYSLNLKFKNEV; encoded by the coding sequence ATGACAGCTTTTAAATGGAACTGGCAACAAAAGGACTGGCCCAATTTCAGATATGATGAGGCAGCTTTGGAGCACCTGGAATATCAGTTTGTCCAAACTAGTGGAGTAGCTCTTGGTTCAATTAAACATATTGATGAGGAAGACAAAAATGAGCTTTTAATTGAAGTTTTGTCGGATGAAGCTCTTACTACATCGGCAATTGAAGGGGAATATCTTGACCGTGGGAGTATTCAGGAATCCATCAAAAAAAACTTAGGACTTGAAACGGAAAGAAAGAAACTTCCCCAAGCTGAATATGGAATATCTGAAATGATGGTCAATCTATATCGTACATATGCAGTACCATTGACCCATGAACAACTTTTTGAGTGGCATCAGATGCTCGCCAATGGCAGAAGGGATTTAGTGGATATTGGAAGATATCGGACCCATGAAGATCCTATGCAAGTTGTTTCAGGACGCCTCGACAAACCGACGGTACATTATGAGGCACCTCCTTCATCACAAATGACGAATGAAATGGAAGCTTATGTTCGTTGGTTCAACGAAACCCACACGACAAACAAATCCAAAATGCTTCCATTGGCCAAGTCAGGATTGGCACATTTTTACTTTTTGGCCATCCACCCCTTTGAAGACGGAAATGGACGTATTGCTAGAGGGATTTCAGAAAAATCGATTTCCATGGATTTGGGCAGACCAGCACTTATATCCCTATCACAGACCATTGAGTCCAATAAAAAAGAATACTATTCTTCCATAGAAGCCCATAATTTCAAACTAGACCTTACTGAATTCCTACTATACTTTGGGGAAACTATACTTGCAGCACAACAACACACCATCAAAACCATTGACTTTTTGATTCAAAAAGCCAGATTTTTTGATCAATACTCCCGTTTGATGAACGAACGCCAGCTAAAAGTAGTCCAATGTATGTTCAAAGCAGGATATAAGGGATTTAAAGGAGGGCTTAGTGCAGACAATTATATTCGTATAGCCCAAACATCTGCATCAACGGCCACACGTGATTTAAAGGATTTGGTCAACAAATCCATATTAGTCAAATCTGGTGAACTCAAAAGCACCCGGTACTCACTAAACCTAAAGTTCAAAAACGAAGTTTGA
- a CDS encoding phospholipase D-like domain-containing protein yields the protein MPTKVHFENIKNILLDEINCTNFKIDVAVAWITEPDIIKALESLLNQEISVRIIAFDDKINNTDALKKLYYKGAEIKLSKGLMHNKFCIIDSKTVISGSFNWTRNASRNDENITINKNEIDLVKDYSQEFLNLWRKCPNIEDKLKINKYHINDIESEFNNTVWSLKQNNFPFFYFVDAERKGRQFTYNKYGYLEKGYYLIKSLNELENDFKYLFYIENGFDLRELKRKTDLEFQFNLNHYTDIYPFSNDEKVVELKKNIFALKKLSTKYHWGQKFSFDQYGEIVNESIVIAILKKNRLLISENKKYQIIFENGKKIDFQANQRDGSINFTEKSYFIGSESKVIDNQFFCARVLVDKENNFSRSALYNSDGQSLTRPIFKYSDYNFIKDENKYVFKEYPVAYSSGNYIKHLANNSSPLWVHKEIILDLKKMKIFKYGEPIIEGFNIPNRMRIGMSNDSVLRFASDKKYGLFCLAMFIVKSDLKVKDFNQATLEFVDKTSSLINDSEKIAVAKKIISKFTLIYKQEQEKFEAIKKDAERIANLNKESDSCFIATRVYGHLEHPHTMEFRKFRDKVLVKNLIGQNFIKYYYYLSPKYVDFLDDKPILLKLTKEILEMIRKRIVVKFINQRNNIC from the coding sequence ATGCCTACTAAAGTTCATTTCGAGAATATTAAAAACATACTCTTAGATGAAATTAATTGTACAAATTTCAAAATAGATGTTGCAGTAGCTTGGATTACAGAACCTGATATAATCAAAGCTCTTGAAAGCTTATTAAACCAAGAAATTTCCGTCCGCATCATTGCATTTGATGACAAAATCAACAATACAGATGCATTAAAAAAATTATACTATAAAGGAGCAGAAATAAAATTGAGTAAAGGACTAATGCATAACAAATTTTGCATTATCGACTCAAAAACAGTCATATCAGGCTCTTTCAATTGGACAAGAAATGCTTCAAGAAATGATGAGAATATTACCATAAACAAAAACGAAATAGATTTAGTTAAAGATTACAGTCAAGAGTTTCTAAATCTTTGGAGAAAATGTCCCAATATTGAAGATAAACTGAAAATTAACAAATATCATATAAATGATATAGAATCAGAATTCAACAACACAGTTTGGAGCCTGAAACAGAATAATTTTCCTTTTTTCTATTTTGTGGACGCAGAACGAAAAGGCAGGCAATTTACATACAACAAATATGGATATCTTGAAAAAGGTTATTATTTAATCAAATCACTCAATGAATTAGAAAACGATTTTAAATATCTTTTTTATATCGAAAACGGCTTTGACTTACGAGAACTGAAAAGGAAAACCGATTTAGAGTTTCAATTCAACCTAAATCATTATACAGATATTTATCCTTTCTCTAATGACGAAAAAGTTGTTGAACTTAAGAAGAACATCTTTGCCCTTAAAAAGCTGAGTACAAAATATCATTGGGGTCAAAAATTCAGTTTTGACCAATATGGTGAGATAGTTAACGAATCAATTGTTATTGCAATACTCAAAAAAAATAGACTTTTAATAAGTGAAAACAAAAAATATCAAATAATATTCGAGAACGGAAAAAAAATAGATTTTCAAGCCAATCAAAGAGATGGGAGTATAAATTTCACTGAAAAAAGTTACTTCATAGGTTCAGAGTCAAAAGTAATAGACAATCAATTTTTTTGTGCAAGAGTGTTAGTCGATAAAGAAAATAACTTTAGTCGTAGTGCTCTTTATAATTCTGACGGACAAAGTTTAACAAGACCAATTTTTAAATATTCTGACTATAATTTCATAAAAGACGAAAACAAATACGTTTTTAAAGAATACCCTGTAGCTTATAGTTCGGGAAACTATATAAAGCACTTGGCAAATAACTCAAGTCCATTATGGGTTCATAAAGAAATAATACTTGACCTAAAAAAAATGAAAATTTTCAAATATGGAGAACCTATAATTGAGGGGTTTAATATTCCAAATAGAATGAGAATTGGAATGAGTAATGATTCTGTTTTAAGATTCGCCAGTGATAAAAAATATGGTTTATTTTGTCTTGCTATGTTCATAGTAAAAAGTGATTTAAAGGTTAAAGACTTTAATCAAGCTACATTAGAATTTGTAGACAAAACTTCTTCATTAATAAATGACAGTGAAAAAATTGCTGTAGCAAAAAAGATTATTTCAAAATTCACACTTATTTATAAACAGGAACAAGAAAAATTTGAAGCAATTAAAAAAGATGCTGAACGAATTGCGAATTTGAATAAGGAATCAGATTCGTGTTTTATAGCCACAAGAGTTTATGGTCATTTAGAACATCCTCATACCATGGAATTTAGAAAATTCCGTGACAAAGTTTTAGTAAAAAATTTAATTGGACAAAATTTCATTAAATACTATTATTACTTAAGCCCAAAATATGTTGATTTTTTAGATGACAAGCCAATACTCTTGAAATTAACGAAAGAAATACTAGAAATGATAAGAAAAAGAATTGTTGTAAAATTTATAAATCAAAGAAATAACATTTGCTAA
- a CDS encoding helix-turn-helix domain-containing protein — protein MKRIFIMDDDGLKEYVPVESLKNNLAPKLEDKDNGNQTENEMLTIADLVKKFKVTRPTIYSWMEKGLLKKIPIGGRVLFHPNDINELIDRLRGISS, from the coding sequence ATGAAGCGCATATTTATCATGGACGACGATGGATTAAAGGAGTACGTTCCTGTAGAATCTCTCAAAAACAATCTAGCTCCAAAACTGGAGGATAAGGATAATGGAAATCAAACTGAAAATGAAATGTTGACTATTGCCGATTTGGTCAAGAAATTTAAAGTGACCAGGCCGACCATCTATTCCTGGATGGAAAAAGGGTTGCTCAAAAAGATACCTATTGGCGGACGTGTTCTATTTCATCCCAATGACATCAACGAGCTTATCGATCGGTTAAGGGGTATTTCTTCTTAG
- a CDS encoding Rcat domain-containing protein: MKPIEKIKELIQTVKIHLGNENLHDDVSYTAFWLGLLPIPGFQQCNQVIDRIASNKALKIRLDDIWSEINSTNDKISTIEDDIEKLQEIGGTVNYNNSLKEQVESIIDEIIGELKSDTETEWIMETENWSYQEVLNSFVEADFAAIIAKNNSTNVVENTEIKAKKTHLHAKDNSKNFIDKTRFSSSEGSVGMDGITTQGDITVQGSGIGLGAGSALIFGGNPNLVSGNCPFCNTKIQVDKRQLTGYTSVRCPNPTCGRTMNFTIN, encoded by the coding sequence ATGAAACCAATTGAAAAGATAAAAGAGTTAATACAAACTGTAAAAATTCATCTTGGAAACGAAAATCTTCACGATGATGTTAGCTACACAGCCTTTTGGCTCGGTCTTTTGCCTATTCCTGGATTTCAACAGTGTAATCAGGTTATAGATAGAATTGCATCCAACAAAGCTCTCAAGATAAGGTTAGACGACATTTGGTCTGAAATAAACTCAACGAACGATAAAATTTCAACTATTGAAGATGACATTGAAAAACTTCAGGAAATTGGTGGAACAGTTAATTATAATAACTCACTAAAAGAACAAGTAGAATCTATTATAGATGAGATTATTGGTGAGTTAAAATCTGATACTGAAACCGAGTGGATTATGGAAACCGAAAATTGGAGTTATCAAGAAGTTTTAAACTCATTTGTTGAAGCTGACTTTGCTGCTATAATTGCTAAAAACAATAGCACAAATGTTGTTGAGAATACGGAAATTAAAGCGAAGAAAACCCATCTTCACGCAAAAGACAATAGTAAAAACTTTATAGATAAGACTAGATTTTCTAGCTCTGAAGGAAGTGTAGGAATGGATGGAATAACCACACAAGGAGATATTACTGTTCAAGGAAGTGGTATAGGATTAGGTGCAGGTAGTGCTCTTATATTTGGTGGAAACCCAAATTTAGTTTCTGGTAATTGTCCATTCTGCAATACAAAGATTCAAGTTGACAAACGGCAATTAACAGGATATACATCTGTTCGTTGCCCGAACCCAACTTGTGGAAGAACTATGAATTTTACAATTAATTAA